A window of Theropithecus gelada isolate Dixy chromosome 14, Tgel_1.0, whole genome shotgun sequence contains these coding sequences:
- the GLYAT gene encoding glycine N-acyltransferase, with amino-acid sequence MMLPLQGAQMLQMLEKSLRKSLPASLKVYGTVFHINHGNPFNLKAVVDKWPDFNTVVVCPQEQDMTDDLDHYTNTYQIYSKDLQNCQEFLGSPELINWKQHLQIQSSQPSLNETIQNLAAIKSFKVKHTQCILYMASETAKELAPFLLESKTLSPSGGKPKAINQEMFKLSSMDVNYAHLVNKFWYFGGNERSQRFIERCIQTFPTSCLLGPEGTPVCWNLMDHTGEMRMAGTLPEYRFRGLVTYVIYHHAQNLAKLGFPVYSHVDYSNEAMQKMSYQLQHVPIPRSWNQWNCVPL; translated from the exons GTTTATGGAACCGTCTTTCACATAAACCACGGAAATCCGTTCAATCTGAAGGCTGTGGTGGACAAGTGGCCTGATTTTAATACAGTGGTTGTCTGCCCTCAGGAGCAG GATATGACAGATGACCTTGATCACTATACCAATACCTACCAAATCTACTCCAAAGACCTCCAAAACTGTCAGGAATTCCTTGGTTCACCAGAACTTATCAATTGGAAACAGCATTTACAGATTCAAA GTTCACAGCCCAGCCTGAATGAGACTATACAAAATCTTGCAGCCATTAAGTCCTTCAAAGTCAAACACACACAATGCATTCTCTATATGGCATCCGAAACAGCCAAGGAACTGGCTCCTTTCCTGCTGGAATCAAAGACATTATCTCCCAGTGGTGGCAAACCCAAGGCCAT CAACCAAGAGATGTTTAAACTCTCATCCATGGATGTTAACTATGCTCACTTGGTGAATAAATTCTGGTATTTTGGTGGTAATGAGAGGAGCCAGAGATTCATTGAGCGCTGCATTCAGACCTTTCCCACCAGCTGTCTCTTGGGGCCTGAGGGAACCCCTGTGTGCTGGAATCTAATGGACCACACTGGAGAGATGAGAATGGCAGGCACCTTGCCTGAATACCGGTTCCGGGGTCTTGTGACTTATGTCATCTATCACCACGCCCAGAATTTGGCCAAACTTGGCTTTCCTGTCTATTCTCATGTAGACTACAGCAATGAAGCTATGCAAAAAATGAGTTACCAACTGCAACATGTTCCCATTCCCAGAAGCTGGAACCAGTGGAACTGTGTGCCTCTGTGA